The following coding sequences lie in one Calidithermus timidus DSM 17022 genomic window:
- a CDS encoding ABC transporter permease — protein sequence MNEAATPWQRARRLLVTVGPGAFWLIVFVLLPSVLVFVASLLSRSSTGSLAPPWGLHNYVRFFSEPLFWEIVGRSLWVGWWATVFTVLLGYPLAFYIAAHRYKQVLLLLVVIPFFTNFLIRVYAWIILLQREGLVNALITAFGLPPADLFPSTLAVYLATVYTYLPFLVLPLYAAVERIDWNLLEAAYDLGATPVRGFWEAIFPQTVPGLFAGFLLTFIPAVGTFVIADLLGGGKITLIGNLIQQQFGSAQNWAFGAAISTILMLMVLLGLWLYARSQGERGLDELV from the coding sequence ATGAACGAGGCCGCAACCCCCTGGCAGAGAGCGCGGCGGCTGCTGGTGACGGTGGGACCTGGAGCCTTCTGGCTGATCGTTTTCGTGCTGCTTCCCTCGGTGCTGGTCTTTGTGGCCTCGCTCCTGAGCCGCAGCAGCACCGGCAGCCTGGCTCCGCCCTGGGGGCTGCACAACTACGTGCGCTTCTTCAGCGAGCCGCTGTTTTGGGAGATCGTGGGGCGCAGCCTGTGGGTCGGCTGGTGGGCGACGGTGTTTACGGTACTGCTGGGCTATCCGCTGGCCTTCTACATCGCCGCTCACCGCTACAAGCAGGTATTGCTGCTGCTGGTGGTGATCCCCTTCTTCACCAATTTCCTCATTCGGGTCTATGCCTGGATCATCCTGCTGCAGCGCGAGGGCCTCGTCAACGCGTTGATCACGGCCTTTGGCCTGCCGCCCGCCGACCTCTTCCCCTCGACCTTGGCGGTCTACCTGGCTACGGTCTACACCTATCTGCCCTTTTTGGTGTTGCCGCTGTATGCTGCCGTCGAACGCATCGACTGGAACCTGCTCGAGGCCGCCTACGACCTGGGTGCCACACCCGTGCGGGGCTTCTGGGAGGCCATCTTTCCCCAAACCGTGCCGGGGCTATTCGCGGGCTTTCTGCTGACCTTCATCCCCGCAGTGGGCACCTTCGTAATCGCCGACTTGCTGGGCGGGGGCAAGATCACCCTGATCGGCAACCTCATCCAGCAGCAGTTCGGCTCAGCCCAGAACTGGGCCTTCGGCGCGGCAATCAGCACGATCTTGATGCTCATGGTGCTGCTGGGCCTGTGGCTTTATGCCCGCAGTCAGGGCGAGAGGGGGTTAGACGAGCTGGTATGA
- a CDS encoding ABC transporter ATP-binding protein, producing MEQTLFRGRRERKLGEDIAVRLEGVRKRYGDTEAVAGVSLEVRDGEFFSLLGPSGCGKTTLLRMIAGFDEPDEGRILIAGQDMRGVPPYRRPVNTVFQNYALFPHMSVEQNIAFGLRMKRMPKAEIDRRVAWALELVNMQGLGKRRPNQLSGGQKQRVALARALVNEPEVLLLDEPLSALDLKLRQELRVELMNLQERLGITFIFVTHDQEEALVMSDRIAVMNRGKVEQVGAAEDVYELPRTPFVARFLGDSNLIPATALEPRKVRTSLGEFILDEEDTLTPGQEVLLSIRPEKIRLFREKPNLPNVFQARVDDIIYTGAENHYLLEASGVRLTVSTLNQDILEPGHDEFSYDEVVWVAMTPEKLVVVSETGGNGGDGA from the coding sequence GTGGAACAGACGCTCTTTCGTGGGCGGCGTGAGCGCAAGCTGGGAGAAGACATCGCGGTGCGGCTCGAGGGCGTGCGCAAGCGCTATGGCGACACCGAAGCCGTAGCCGGGGTGAGCCTGGAGGTGCGCGACGGGGAATTCTTCAGCTTGCTGGGGCCTTCGGGTTGTGGCAAAACCACGCTGCTACGCATGATCGCGGGCTTCGACGAGCCCGACGAGGGGCGCATCCTGATCGCGGGTCAGGACATGCGAGGGGTTCCACCCTACCGCCGCCCGGTCAACACCGTATTCCAGAACTATGCGCTCTTTCCCCACATGAGCGTCGAGCAGAACATCGCCTTCGGGCTGCGCATGAAGCGCATGCCCAAGGCGGAGATCGATCGGCGGGTGGCCTGGGCGCTCGAGCTCGTCAACATGCAGGGCCTGGGGAAGCGCCGCCCCAACCAACTCTCCGGCGGGCAGAAGCAGCGGGTAGCCCTGGCCAGGGCGCTGGTCAACGAACCCGAGGTGTTGCTTTTGGACGAACCGCTCTCGGCCCTCGACCTCAAGTTGCGGCAGGAACTGCGTGTGGAGCTGATGAACCTTCAGGAGCGGCTGGGCATCACCTTCATCTTCGTCACCCACGACCAGGAGGAGGCGTTGGTGATGTCCGACCGCATCGCGGTGATGAATCGGGGAAAGGTGGAGCAGGTGGGGGCCGCCGAGGACGTCTACGAGTTGCCCCGTACCCCCTTCGTGGCCCGCTTCCTGGGCGACTCCAACCTCATTCCCGCCACGGCGCTCGAGCCGCGCAAGGTCAGGACCTCGCTGGGGGAGTTCATCCTCGACGAGGAGGACACCCTCACGCCGGGACAGGAGGTGCTGCTGTCGATCCGGCCCGAGAAGATCCGGCTCTTTCGCGAAAAGCCCAACCTACCCAACGTCTTCCAAGCCCGCGTGGACGACATCATCTACACCGGGGCCGAGAACCACTACCTGCTGGAGGCGAGCGGGGTGCGGCTGACGGTGAGCACCCTCAATCAGGACATCCTCGAGCCCGGCCACGACGAGTTTAGCTACGACGAGGTGGTGTGGGTGGCCATGACCCCGGAGAAGCTGGTGGTGGTCAGCGAAACCGGCGGCAACGGGGGCGATGGAGCATGA
- a CDS encoding ABC transporter permease, with the protein MKRLLATYSWLVFAFLYLPIAVIVVLSFNDSRFGVSWTGFTFKWYEALLENRRIGEYLGNTLVVAFSSTLVSTVLGTLLAIGIVRYEFRLRSFLRYLLYVPVVVPDVVMGISLLLLFDTVRDSIGWPRLSLFTIILAHISFQIAYVTLVVRARLMMLDPALEEAARDLGADNWRTFWEVTLPLTWPGVVAGALLAFSLSLDDFVVTFFTSGAGSTTLPLYIYGKVKTGITPEVHALSTLMVGATILTLVLGVLFWRRR; encoded by the coding sequence ATGAAACGCCTCCTTGCCACTTACTCCTGGCTGGTCTTCGCCTTTTTGTACCTACCCATCGCGGTGATCGTGGTGCTCTCCTTCAACGACAGCCGTTTCGGAGTGAGCTGGACGGGCTTCACCTTCAAGTGGTACGAGGCGCTGTTGGAGAACCGCCGCATCGGGGAGTACCTGGGCAACACGCTGGTGGTGGCCTTCAGCTCGACGCTGGTATCCACGGTCCTGGGCACCTTGTTGGCCATTGGGATCGTGCGCTATGAGTTCAGGCTGCGCAGCTTCCTGCGCTACTTGCTCTACGTGCCGGTGGTGGTGCCCGACGTGGTGATGGGCATCTCGCTGCTGCTGCTCTTCGACACCGTGCGTGACAGCATCGGCTGGCCCAGGCTCTCGCTCTTCACGATCATCCTGGCCCACATCAGCTTCCAGATCGCCTACGTGACGCTGGTGGTGCGGGCGCGGCTGATGATGCTGGATCCGGCGCTCGAGGAGGCCGCGCGCGACCTGGGGGCCGACAACTGGCGCACCTTCTGGGAGGTAACCCTGCCCCTGACCTGGCCGGGAGTGGTGGCCGGGGCGCTTCTGGCGTTCAGCCTCTCCCTCGACGACTTCGTGGTGACCTTCTTCACCTCGGGCGCGGGCTCGACCACTTTACCGCTGTACATCTATGGCAAGGTCAAAACCGGCATCACTCCCGAGGTTCACGCCCTTTCCACCTTGATGGTGGGCGCAACCATTTTGACTCTGGTGCTCGGGGTCTTATTCTGGCGTAGGCGGTGA
- a CDS encoding polyamine ABC transporter substrate-binding protein: protein MRRWLALLVLIPLLVACPKQGASELRIYNWSDYMPEDVIRGFEQREKVKIVLDTYDDPEAMVSKLEAGGDSEYDLIIVSDYLIGQLARKGTILELDKSKIPNFANLGPEFADPAYDPQSKHSVVYQWGTTGLAYREDLVKGPVDSWAVLFDPARSVGPFLLLTEMREQMGAALRYLGESVNSTDPAALEKVKKLLIDAKQRSRGFAGGTDAVQQLLGGNAAVVVAYSGDVFRAMEENPKVRYVIPKEGGTRWTDSLAILSKSPRTELAYKFINYLLEPEVAAKVSNGIGYGTPVPAALPMIEAKDNPVIYPPAEIQAKLEFLADLGEGLDAFNAVWAEVKAR, encoded by the coding sequence GTGAGAAGATGGCTTGCACTGCTCGTACTCATCCCCCTGCTCGTGGCCTGCCCAAAGCAGGGGGCTAGCGAGCTGCGGATCTACAACTGGTCGGACTACATGCCCGAAGACGTGATCAGGGGCTTTGAGCAGCGTGAGAAGGTCAAGATCGTGCTCGACACCTACGACGATCCTGAAGCCATGGTCTCCAAGCTCGAGGCCGGCGGCGACAGTGAGTACGACCTGATCATCGTCTCCGACTACCTCATCGGCCAGTTGGCCCGCAAGGGGACCATCCTCGAGCTCGACAAGTCCAAGATCCCCAACTTCGCCAACCTGGGCCCCGAGTTCGCCGACCCCGCCTACGACCCCCAGAGCAAGCACTCGGTGGTCTACCAGTGGGGCACCACCGGCCTGGCCTACCGCGAGGACCTGGTCAAGGGCCCGGTGGATAGCTGGGCGGTGCTCTTCGACCCGGCCAGGAGCGTGGGCCCTTTCCTGCTTCTCACCGAGATGCGCGAGCAGATGGGGGCCGCCCTGCGCTACTTGGGCGAGTCGGTCAACAGCACCGATCCCGCAGCGCTGGAAAAGGTCAAGAAGCTGCTCATCGACGCCAAGCAGCGCAGCCGGGGCTTTGCCGGGGGCACCGACGCGGTGCAGCAGTTACTCGGCGGCAACGCAGCGGTGGTGGTGGCCTACTCGGGCGACGTGTTCAGGGCCATGGAGGAGAACCCCAAAGTCAGGTACGTTATCCCCAAAGAAGGCGGCACCCGCTGGACGGATAGCCTGGCCATCCTGAGCAAGAGCCCGCGCACCGAGCTGGCCTACAAGTTCATCAACTACCTGCTCGAGCCCGAAGTGGCAGCCAAGGTCTCCAACGGCATCGGCTATGGCACCCCCGTACCCGCCGCGCTGCCCATGATCGAGGCCAAGGACAACCCGGTGATCTATCCCCCTGCTGAAATCCAGGCCAAGCTCGAGTTCCTGGCCGACCTCGGGGAGGGGCTAGACGCCTTCAACGCGGTGTGGGCTGAGGTAAAAGCCCGCTAA